Proteins encoded by one window of Winogradskyella sp. PG-2:
- a CDS encoding VPS10 domain-containing protein: MKILKILFICMLLLPISNYAQKRKKKPTEPTIKLTDSLFHGLKWRNIGPFRGGRSVTSTGVIGRPHTYYMGSTGGGVFKTTDDGITWKNISDGFFKTGSIGAIAVSESDANVVVVGMGEHAARGVMTSMGDGVYKSMDAGKTWTHIGLEKTYHISDVIIHPTNPNTIYVTAQGAQYAPSNERGVYRTMDGGATWEKLLYVNTTTGASSLSMDMTNPRILYASMWQHRRYPWIMESGGENSGLYKSTDGGDTWDKMEGGLPDAFGKSGISVSRANPERVFSVIEAEGEKGGVYRSDNAGKTWKQVNKNRVNIARSWYYMEIFADPQNENVVYVLNAPVMKSIDGGRSFFNIPVPHGDNHHLWINPHDNTNLINSNDGGANISFNSGKSWSTQQNQPTSQFYRVITDNLVPYNVYGGQQDNSAIGIASRTNDGGIDWKDWYSVAGGESAFIAFDPDNPETVYGGTYQGNISKWTKSSREQKSIKEYPELGLSIAPKDSKYRYNWNAPIITSPHNRATVYHAGNVVFKTMDGGTTWKAISLDLTKNETEKHGPGGGPYTNEAAGGENYNTLTALVESQHQEGVLYAGSDDGLLHITKDGGASWQNITPNGIKDGIINSIDISEHDPATAYVVVMRYKSLDLNSYIFKTNDYGQSWTKTVNGLNDPNGFTRVVRADKKRKGLLYAGTETGLYVSNDDGTHWQHLNLNLPTVAINDLVIQDNDLVAATSGRGFWILDDLGVLQNMSTTKNTVQLFKPKDTYRIFGGTSKATGQGLNPQSGVTLDYYLDKDVDTLDLKLDILDGSKVIRTYTNKKPKGFKSWPGGPAKPQVLPSKKGYNRFTWNFNRDPLPAINKVFVFGGLSGSSVAPGDYTLRLTLDGEAVETQATILPNPAIDSNSTDFAEQQNMLVTIENTIKDMHESVNQMRSAKTQLNTYAKLLKDNDNAKALKEKGEALIKRINSWEENLIQAKQKTFQDVINFNNKLNAQLIQLLSYIDQADPKVTQGAKERFNDLMQDWQVYKNERDAIITTEMEAYNTLYKSLNIPALILKNKE, encoded by the coding sequence ATGAAAATACTAAAAATTCTATTTATATGCATGCTTTTGCTCCCAATAAGTAACTATGCTCAAAAAAGAAAAAAGAAACCAACTGAGCCAACTATTAAACTTACAGACTCTCTTTTTCATGGCTTAAAATGGCGAAATATAGGACCTTTTAGAGGTGGTAGAAGTGTTACTTCTACTGGAGTCATCGGACGACCTCATACCTACTATATGGGTTCTACTGGTGGTGGTGTTTTTAAAACGACTGACGACGGTATTACATGGAAAAACATTTCTGATGGTTTCTTTAAAACAGGATCTATTGGTGCCATTGCAGTATCTGAAAGCGATGCCAATGTTGTAGTGGTTGGTATGGGAGAACATGCCGCTCGTGGTGTAATGACATCCATGGGAGATGGTGTGTACAAATCGATGGATGCCGGAAAAACATGGACACATATAGGATTAGAGAAAACCTATCATATTTCTGATGTGATTATACATCCTACTAATCCCAATACTATATATGTAACAGCACAAGGAGCACAATATGCACCTTCTAATGAAAGAGGTGTTTATAGAACAATGGATGGAGGTGCAACTTGGGAGAAATTACTTTATGTAAACACAACAACTGGAGCATCTTCTTTATCAATGGACATGACTAACCCTCGCATATTATATGCTTCTATGTGGCAGCATCGTCGTTATCCTTGGATAATGGAATCTGGTGGTGAAAATTCAGGATTGTATAAGTCTACAGATGGCGGAGATACTTGGGATAAAATGGAAGGAGGTTTACCAGACGCTTTTGGTAAATCGGGTATTTCTGTCTCTAGAGCAAATCCTGAACGTGTATTTTCAGTTATAGAAGCAGAAGGTGAAAAAGGTGGAGTATACCGTTCTGATAATGCTGGTAAAACCTGGAAACAAGTCAATAAGAATCGCGTTAATATTGCGCGCTCATGGTATTACATGGAGATTTTTGCTGATCCACAAAATGAAAATGTAGTGTATGTATTAAATGCTCCTGTTATGAAATCTATTGATGGTGGAAGAAGCTTTTTTAATATTCCTGTGCCTCATGGAGATAATCATCATTTATGGATTAATCCGCACGATAATACAAATCTCATTAACTCTAATGATGGAGGAGCCAATATCTCCTTTAATAGCGGAAAAAGTTGGAGCACACAACAAAACCAACCAACCTCTCAATTCTATCGTGTTATTACAGATAATTTAGTGCCATACAATGTCTATGGAGGTCAACAAGACAATTCAGCAATAGGTATTGCAAGCCGAACAAATGATGGAGGTATCGATTGGAAAGATTGGTATTCGGTTGCTGGAGGAGAAAGTGCTTTTATTGCTTTTGATCCAGATAATCCAGAAACTGTTTATGGTGGAACTTACCAAGGTAATATTAGCAAGTGGACCAAATCTTCTAGAGAACAAAAATCAATTAAGGAATATCCTGAATTGGGTCTAAGCATTGCTCCTAAAGATTCTAAATACCGTTATAACTGGAATGCTCCTATCATCACATCTCCTCACAATAGAGCAACAGTTTATCATGCCGGAAATGTGGTTTTTAAAACCATGGATGGAGGAACAACTTGGAAAGCTATAAGCCTTGATCTTACAAAGAATGAAACAGAAAAACATGGTCCTGGTGGTGGACCATATACCAACGAAGCTGCCGGAGGAGAAAACTACAATACACTCACTGCCTTAGTAGAATCTCAACACCAAGAAGGAGTACTCTATGCTGGTAGTGATGATGGGCTTTTACATATTACAAAAGATGGAGGTGCAAGCTGGCAAAATATAACACCAAATGGCATTAAAGATGGCATCATTAATAGTATAGATATCTCAGAACACGATCCGGCAACAGCCTATGTCGTTGTAATGCGCTATAAATCTTTAGACCTCAATTCTTATATTTTTAAAACCAATGACTATGGGCAATCATGGACTAAAACTGTAAACGGTCTTAATGATCCCAATGGATTTACGAGAGTGGTTAGAGCAGATAAAAAACGAAAAGGACTGTTATACGCAGGTACGGAAACAGGACTATATGTTTCTAATGATGATGGCACGCATTGGCAACATTTAAACTTAAATTTACCAACAGTTGCTATTAATGATTTAGTAATACAAGATAATGATTTGGTCGCAGCAACATCTGGTCGTGGTTTTTGGATTTTAGATGACTTAGGAGTACTCCAAAATATGAGTACAACCAAAAACACAGTTCAGCTATTTAAGCCAAAAGACACTTATCGTATTTTTGGTGGAACATCTAAAGCAACAGGACAAGGTCTTAATCCTCAGAGTGGAGTTACCTTAGATTATTATTTAGATAAAGATGTAGATACGCTCGATTTAAAGCTAGACATTTTGGATGGCTCAAAAGTTATCAGAACCTATACCAATAAAAAGCCAAAGGGTTTTAAATCATGGCCAGGAGGACCAGCTAAACCTCAAGTTCTGCCATCTAAAAAAGGCTATAATCGATTCACTTGGAATTTTAATAGAGACCCATTACCTGCTATTAATAAAGTTTTCGTTTTTGGCGGACTCTCAGGCTCTAGTGTTGCTCCTGGAGATTACACCTTAAGATTAACATTAGATGGAGAAGCTGTTGAGACTCAAGCCACCATTCTTCCTAATCCGGCTATCGATTCAAACTCTACTGATTTTGCTGAACAACAAAATATGCTAGTTACTATTGAGAACACCATTAAAGATATGCATGAGTCTGTTAACCAAATGCGATCCGCAAAAACGCAACTAAACACATATGCTAAACTGTTAAAAGATAATGACAACGCTAAAGCGCTTAAAGAAAAAGGTGAAGCTCTCATAAAGCGCATTAATAGTTGGGAAGAAAACTTAATACAAGCGAAGCAAAAGACCTTTCAGGATGTTATCAATTTTAATAACAAACTCAATGCACAGCTCATTCAACTACTTAGTTACATAGACCAAGCAGATCCAAAAGTGACGCAAGGTGCTAAAGAACGTTTTAATGATTTAATGCAAGATTGGCAAGTTTATAAAAATGAACGTGATGCTATTATAACTACTGAAATGGAGGCCTATAATACACTCTATAAATCATTAAATATACCAGCACTTATTCTTAAAAATAAGGAGTAA
- a CDS encoding DUF6090 family protein encodes MIKLFRRIRQKLIMENKTSKYFKYAIGEIILVVIGILIALQINNWNQERINQQKAIVYLNSLIEDIESDVINYNGNITNYQTSLNNNKRLLINDDYKLLEGDSIIKLVSGYYEVDRTSSQTYEKIKNAGLAESLGSEEVNKVINDYYNAQKSYYQTMLRWDKDFSDKDVNFWTYNTNYESSSIRNYNTNALPFLNSAAKRKEDLINLIESTQGRNHLRNAIIRKEHTLYRANEFVVTAENLINLITKELNSK; translated from the coding sequence ATGATTAAACTCTTCCGTCGCATTCGTCAAAAGCTAATTATGGAAAATAAGACATCCAAATACTTCAAATACGCCATTGGTGAAATTATCTTGGTAGTAATTGGGATTCTGATTGCATTGCAAATTAATAATTGGAACCAAGAAAGAATAAATCAACAAAAAGCAATTGTTTACTTAAATAGTTTAATAGAAGACATAGAGTCTGATGTTATTAATTATAACGGCAACATTACTAATTACCAAACAAGCCTTAATAACAACAAAAGACTTCTAATTAACGATGATTATAAATTATTAGAAGGAGATTCTATTATAAAGCTTGTTTCTGGCTATTATGAAGTTGATAGAACATCTAGCCAAACTTACGAGAAAATTAAAAATGCAGGCCTCGCAGAATCTTTAGGCTCCGAAGAAGTTAACAAAGTAATTAATGATTACTATAATGCCCAAAAGAGTTATTATCAAACTATGTTGCGTTGGGATAAAGATTTTAGTGACAAGGATGTAAATTTTTGGACCTATAACACTAATTACGAATCTAGTTCTATTAGAAATTATAATACAAACGCACTACCCTTTTTAAATAGTGCTGCCAAACGAAAAGAAGATTTAATAAACCTTATTGAGTCTACACAAGGCAGAAATCATTTGCGTAATGCAATAATTAGAAAAGAACATACACTATACAGGGCGAACGAGTTTGTCGTTACTGCAGAAAACCTAATTAATTTAATAACTAAAGAACTTAATAGTAAATGA
- a CDS encoding DUF6090 family protein — translation MEQNKTGKYFKYAIGEIILVVIGILIALQINNWNEQRKNSKQELILLKQLQTDISTNRDNVIELNERLNINKVGVDSLILRLDKKQNDLKFMLFLSQTMRKSDFNKASSGYNIMQNGKVSLISNENILKSVLNIYENDLPDIIDRQGVMNNRIDQIQNQFINKLFALASNNWNVKFNNYDVVATELFEPLDFDTLSQNIEFKNTLIQLRKLIEARLAYLKITENKLMKTIELLDSKTKLNLHD, via the coding sequence ATGGAACAAAACAAAACAGGCAAATACTTTAAATACGCCATTGGAGAAATTATCTTAGTGGTAATTGGGATTCTCATAGCACTACAGATTAACAATTGGAATGAGCAACGTAAAAACTCAAAACAAGAGCTTATACTTCTAAAACAACTGCAAACTGACATAAGTACCAACAGAGATAATGTTATCGAATTAAATGAACGCCTTAATATTAATAAAGTTGGTGTTGATAGTCTTATTTTAAGACTAGATAAAAAGCAAAATGATTTAAAATTTATGCTTTTTCTATCTCAAACTATGAGAAAAAGTGATTTCAATAAAGCGAGTTCTGGCTATAATATTATGCAAAATGGCAAAGTATCTCTTATCTCTAATGAGAATATTCTAAAATCTGTACTTAATATTTACGAAAATGATTTGCCAGATATAATAGATAGACAAGGTGTTATGAATAATCGTATTGACCAAATCCAAAATCAATTTATCAACAAATTGTTTGCACTTGCATCAAATAATTGGAACGTTAAATTTAATAATTATGATGTCGTTGCTACAGAACTTTTTGAACCTTTAGATTTCGATACGCTTTCACAAAATATTGAATTTAAAAATACGCTTATACAACTTAGAAAGTTAATAGAAGCACGATTAGCCTATCTTAAAATTACAGAAAATAAACTAATGAAAACTATAGAACTTCTAGACTCTAAAACAAAATTAAATCTACATGATTAA
- a CDS encoding DUF6090 family protein, which translates to MIKFFRKIRYNQMEENKMGKYLKYAIGEIILVVIGILIALQINNRNENNKALKKEQAFLQEINFDFKSNKTQLDSIISFNKVSFHASIRLLEIMGTFDLKNPKRNEANAHFADSMKYYNRLAWRNKSFNPKNGAVEALLNSSSFDLIKNDTLRRNLISWKDVLGDYLEEEQFAVNFLTNEYGPWVRASFDPDLDDDPENTKAFFSKRHRNFINQRAGDLYNNLTTVKEEGVVAMINDIIRLTEPLNNN; encoded by the coding sequence ATGATTAAGTTCTTTCGTAAAATACGTTACAACCAAATGGAAGAAAACAAAATGGGTAAATACCTCAAATACGCTATTGGCGAGATTATCCTAGTCGTTATTGGTATTCTCATTGCACTACAGATTAATAATCGGAATGAAAACAACAAAGCACTTAAAAAAGAGCAAGCGTTTTTACAGGAAATTAACTTTGATTTTAAGTCTAATAAAACACAATTAGATTCTATTATTAGTTTCAATAAAGTGAGTTTTCATGCTAGTATAAGACTTTTAGAAATTATGGGAACCTTTGACTTAAAAAACCCCAAAAGAAATGAAGCAAATGCTCATTTTGCAGATAGCATGAAATATTATAACCGTTTAGCATGGAGAAATAAATCGTTTAACCCTAAAAATGGTGCAGTAGAAGCGCTTTTAAATTCTTCATCATTCGATCTTATTAAAAACGATACTTTAAGACGTAATTTAATTTCTTGGAAAGATGTTTTGGGAGATTATTTAGAAGAAGAGCAATTTGCAGTTAATTTTCTAACTAATGAGTATGGTCCTTGGGTAAGAGCAAGTTTTGATCCAGACCTCGATGACGACCCAGAAAACACAAAAGCGTTCTTTAGTAAAAGACATAGGAATTTTATAAACCAAAGAGCAGGAGATTTATATAACAATTTAACCACAGTAAAAGAGGAAGGTGTTGTTGCTATGATTAATGATATTATTAGATTAACTGAACCTTTGAATAATAACTAA